A part of Candidatus Saccharibacteria bacterium genomic DNA contains:
- a CDS encoding F0F1 ATP synthase subunit beta produces the protein MEDYVGIITTLRGLTVEVQIVGARPEVKELLTVEDHPEVFLEVNFFRGSKAVCLNLNNNSVVRCGQRVSRGHRKVSVPVGAATLGRVFNALGEPLDKGEVVTENLRVISEPTGMRSYRSSAKLELLETGLKVIDFLTPFVKGRKIGVIGGAGVGKTVLTMEMIHNVTMDKGGDGTPTKSLSIYCGVGERIREGNELYETLKDTDVLKNTVMFFGQMDATPAIRSMVGPAAATAAEYFRDEEGKDILFFVDNIYRHVQAMTELSTNLGLIPSEGGYSPMVFSDLRRLQDRLASTEHGTITSVQAIYVPADDLSDPAVQAISQQLDSVLVLDRSIAEQGIRPAVNLLKTTSSLLTPSIVGERHYHLAERVQAIMQKYDSLKNIIAIVGENELSPADRQDYQNAKKLIQFFSQDFAVAEKFSGKPGEYFTLEQTLSGIEEILQSGSESKDKVPAEQPGPSQPTDNETDKEVTGKPAVPEAAHE, from the coding sequence GTGGAAGACTATGTCGGTATTATCACGACCTTGCGCGGTCTGACGGTTGAGGTACAGATAGTTGGTGCACGACCGGAAGTAAAAGAACTGCTGACGGTCGAAGACCACCCCGAAGTGTTCCTCGAAGTAAACTTTTTCCGTGGTAGCAAGGCTGTCTGCCTGAATCTCAATAACAACTCGGTGGTACGCTGCGGCCAGCGGGTCAGTCGCGGTCACCGCAAAGTCAGTGTGCCCGTTGGCGCGGCGACACTTGGTCGTGTGTTTAATGCTCTTGGCGAGCCGCTTGATAAAGGCGAAGTCGTCACCGAAAACCTGCGCGTCATCAGCGAACCAACAGGCATGCGCAGTTACCGTAGCTCGGCCAAGCTTGAACTGCTCGAAACCGGGCTTAAAGTGATCGACTTTCTAACGCCGTTTGTGAAAGGCCGCAAGATTGGCGTCATCGGTGGTGCTGGTGTCGGCAAGACCGTGCTCACCATGGAAATGATCCACAACGTCACTATGGACAAAGGCGGCGATGGCACACCGACTAAATCGCTGTCTATCTACTGCGGCGTTGGTGAACGTATCCGTGAAGGTAATGAACTCTACGAAACTCTCAAAGATACCGATGTGCTCAAAAACACGGTGATGTTTTTTGGTCAAATGGACGCGACACCGGCAATTCGTAGCATGGTCGGCCCGGCCGCTGCGACAGCAGCCGAGTACTTCCGTGACGAGGAGGGTAAAGATATACTGTTCTTCGTCGACAACATTTACCGTCATGTTCAGGCTATGACCGAGCTGTCGACAAACCTTGGGTTAATCCCAAGTGAGGGTGGCTATAGCCCAATGGTATTTAGCGACCTACGGCGCTTGCAAGACCGCCTAGCTAGTACTGAACACGGCACCATTACCAGTGTGCAAGCAATTTACGTGCCAGCCGACGACTTAAGCGACCCAGCCGTGCAGGCGATTAGCCAACAGCTCGACAGCGTGCTGGTGCTCGATCGTTCCATTGCTGAGCAAGGTATTCGCCCAGCGGTGAACCTGCTCAAAACTACAAGTTCGCTGCTGACGCCGAGCATTGTTGGTGAGCGGCACTACCACCTGGCCGAGCGTGTGCAAGCGATTATGCAAAAGTACGACAGTCTCAAAAACATCATTGCAATTGTTGGCGAAAACGAGCTAAGCCCCGCCGATCGTCAGGACTATCAAAACGCCAAAAAGCTGATTCAGTTTTTCAGCCAGGATTTCGCTGTCGCTGAAAAATTTAGCGGCAAGCCTGGCGAATACTTTACCCTAGAGCAGACGTTGTCGGGTATTGAGGAAATTCTGCAAAGCGGCAGTGAGTCGAAAGACAAGGTGCCAGCTGAACAGCCAGGTCCCTCCCAACCCACTGACAACGAGACCGACAAAGAAGTGACTGGCAAACCAGCCGTGCCAGAAGCTGCCCATGAGTAA
- a CDS encoding ImmA/IrrE family metallo-endopeptidase: MPLNRLSLQRQAEITDLVNALTLHAGMAYPEAPLKKLIQDTIPDVLIREDDFDGNSHVKGAVFRKSKTFPRSIIAIQSNQTKRSKTFSLAHEFGHYVLKHNPSRNYYIDDMPFDGTKHMQDEAEANFFAQTLLMPRDVFMKVDKPFVSDQSIADFFGVSESVVRVRREWLKRNGY; encoded by the coding sequence ATGCCGCTTAATAGATTATCGCTACAACGACAGGCGGAGATAACAGATTTAGTCAACGCCCTCACTCTCCATGCTGGGATGGCATACCCAGAAGCACCGCTCAAGAAGCTTATACAAGATACTATTCCTGATGTTCTCATCAGGGAGGACGACTTCGACGGGAATAGTCATGTTAAAGGTGCAGTTTTTAGGAAAAGCAAAACGTTCCCTCGCTCGATCATCGCTATTCAGTCCAACCAGACAAAGCGTTCCAAAACTTTTAGTTTGGCGCACGAATTTGGGCATTATGTACTAAAGCACAACCCTTCACGCAACTACTATATTGACGATATGCCATTTGATGGGACGAAGCATATGCAAGACGAAGCCGAGGCAAACTTTTTTGCGCAAACGCTACTTATGCCTCGAGATGTATTTATGAAAGTCGACAAACCGTTTGTAAGTGATCAGAGTATAGCAGACTTTTTCGGAGTCTCGGAATCGGTAGTTCGGGTGAGGAGAGAGTGGCTGAAAAGGAATGGCTACTAG
- a CDS encoding PKD domain-containing protein, whose translation MLRKLLKLTHHKHTAKVRPHEHTSYVPLALLLFVVGVCLTTYTATAWERPGPAAGSIGMYGTVPGKPPTTAAVIKTPTSGQRFSQTPVVVSGTCPKDTLVELFKNDIFAGSAVCSSDGTFSFEIDLLIGQNTLVAKVFDALNQVGPDSGSVVVYFDAPTGTGSPFAQLNFGGPQLLLNTDAVFRGTFPGKEMTIPLDIIGGRAPYAINIQWGDSTNKVVSRPDNTSFRTAHTYQKAGTYQLSVQATDADGRVAFITVASIVNGQPDPDAAVAATTKETTNVLLVLWPLFAATFAVVVSFWIGEWREKRLLEKRGLLLAA comes from the coding sequence ATGCTTAGGAAGCTATTGAAGCTGACGCATCACAAACACACAGCAAAAGTACGACCACACGAACATACCTCATATGTACCGCTGGCACTATTACTATTTGTGGTCGGTGTATGCCTCACTACCTACACGGCAACCGCTTGGGAGCGGCCAGGTCCGGCCGCTGGATCGATAGGTATGTATGGCACCGTACCCGGCAAGCCACCAACCACTGCCGCAGTAATCAAAACACCAACCAGCGGCCAGCGTTTTAGCCAAACCCCTGTGGTCGTTTCGGGAACCTGTCCTAAAGACACGCTTGTTGAGTTATTTAAAAATGATATCTTTGCCGGTTCGGCAGTGTGCTCCAGCGACGGAACGTTTAGTTTTGAGATCGATCTACTCATTGGCCAAAATACACTAGTTGCAAAGGTGTTTGATGCCCTCAACCAAGTCGGCCCGGACTCGGGTAGTGTGGTGGTTTATTTCGACGCGCCCACAGGTACTGGCAGCCCATTTGCTCAGCTCAATTTCGGCGGCCCACAACTACTCCTCAACACCGATGCGGTATTCCGTGGTACTTTCCCAGGTAAAGAAATGACAATTCCGCTCGACATCATCGGTGGCCGCGCACCATATGCCATCAACATTCAGTGGGGCGACAGCACAAATAAAGTAGTATCGCGGCCCGACAACACCAGCTTCCGCACTGCCCACACTTACCAGAAAGCCGGCACCTACCAACTATCGGTCCAGGCAACCGATGCTGACGGGCGTGTTGCCTTCATCACCGTAGCTAGTATTGTTAATGGCCAGCCCGACCCTGACGCCGCAGTAGCAGCTACCACCAAAGAAACGACTAATGTGCTACTGGTACTATGGCCGCTATTTGCTGCTACCTTCGCCGTGGTAGTAAGTTTTTGGATTGGTGAGTGGCGCGAAAAGCGTCTACTCGAAAAGCGCGGCCTCTTGTTGGCAGCCTAG
- a CDS encoding prepilin-type N-terminal cleavage/methylation domain-containing protein, with protein sequence MKRQAGFTVLELIVVVVAIIILLVIAYLAARQ encoded by the coding sequence ATGAAGCGTCAAGCAGGATTTACAGTACTGGAGCTGATTGTGGTGGTCGTCGCGATCATCATACTACTGGTCATCGCCTACCTCGCGGCGCGCCAATAG
- a CDS encoding ion transporter, with protein sequence MNTINSTLRLRQFLAVKEVIMMTLVVANLLLLAYEHFFEPPYSQMVAIEAFDVATAIVFLAEFIFEWHWAKDRALYLRHHWFYLLAAVPVPSTTFELLRGIRALRLLKLLKIFAHMRYERNTRLFEAARQAGK encoded by the coding sequence ATGAATACCATAAACAGCACGCTTCGCTTACGGCAATTCTTGGCAGTTAAAGAAGTCATCATGATGACACTTGTGGTGGCAAACCTTTTGCTTCTCGCCTATGAGCACTTTTTTGAGCCACCCTACAGCCAGATGGTCGCAATCGAGGCATTCGATGTCGCTACGGCTATCGTTTTCCTGGCAGAATTTATTTTTGAATGGCACTGGGCTAAGGATCGTGCCTTGTATCTGCGTCACCACTGGTTTTATTTGCTAGCAGCGGTGCCGGTACCAAGCACGACCTTCGAACTACTACGTGGTATTCGCGCTTTGCGCCTGTTAAAATTACTCAAGATTTTTGCGCATATGCGCTACGAGCGGAACACGCGATTGTTTGAAGCAGCCCGTCAGGCAGGCAAGTAA
- a CDS encoding HAMP domain-containing histidine kinase translates to MKHLKADVLRLAATYLTIIMVMSIGFSFVLYGVSAQQLDRPRPHDGFAGGYLRQDIDDYLAVRANEGKNELRLQLLILNTLTLLLGGLLSYLLAERTLRPIEDNMEAQAQFVSDASHELRTPLAALMAANEVALRSKKLTLTEAKAVLQGNIADVTRLQQLTASLLELLRDRPETYVKEQVNIQSVVADAMNSVAAQAIAKHIAVDDQTSRAVVYGNYQALAQVLTILLDNAIKYSSDRSTVRVTSETSNKRVVVAVIDQGIGIDAESLPHVFTRFYRADKARARHDADGYGLGLAIAQNIVKAHQGKLEVSSKPGKGSTFSVSLPIA, encoded by the coding sequence ATGAAACACCTAAAGGCTGATGTGCTGCGACTGGCGGCGACGTACCTAACCATCATTATGGTCATGTCGATTGGCTTTAGCTTCGTGCTCTACGGTGTGAGCGCTCAGCAGCTGGATCGTCCGCGGCCGCACGACGGATTTGCTGGTGGTTACCTACGTCAAGATATTGATGATTACCTTGCGGTAAGGGCAAATGAAGGCAAGAATGAGCTACGCCTGCAGCTGCTCATACTCAACACTTTGACACTGCTTCTTGGCGGGTTACTCAGCTATCTGCTTGCAGAGCGGACGCTTCGTCCGATCGAAGACAATATGGAAGCGCAAGCGCAATTTGTCAGTGATGCCAGTCACGAATTGCGCACACCGCTGGCGGCGCTTATGGCGGCCAATGAAGTCGCACTGCGCAGCAAAAAGTTGACACTGACCGAAGCTAAAGCCGTGCTGCAAGGCAACATAGCCGATGTTACTCGCTTACAGCAACTGACGGCGTCGCTGCTCGAGCTGTTGCGCGATCGTCCAGAAACGTACGTAAAAGAACAGGTGAATATACAAAGTGTGGTGGCCGACGCGATGAATTCAGTTGCAGCCCAGGCAATCGCTAAGCATATTGCCGTCGATGACCAAACTAGCCGCGCTGTCGTTTATGGGAATTACCAGGCGCTGGCACAAGTGCTGACAATACTGCTCGACAATGCCATTAAATACTCATCCGACCGCAGCACCGTACGGGTGACAAGTGAGACGAGTAACAAACGGGTAGTCGTGGCTGTGATCGACCAGGGGATCGGTATTGATGCCGAATCATTGCCTCACGTCTTCACACGCTTTTATCGTGCCGACAAAGCCAGGGCCCGCCACGACGCCGATGGCTATGGGCTTGGGCTTGCAATTGCCCAGAACATCGTCAAAGCACATCAAGGCAAGCTTGAGGTATCGAGTAAACCTGGCAAAGGCAGTACCTTTAGCGTCTCGCTGCCAATTGCCTAA
- a CDS encoding F0F1 ATP synthase subunit delta — protein sequence MVYNLPATISSKEDLMSLIIEIRGYAKWFNQYVIAERVQTQYTQPQPELSPAAIEILKLARSADGMTSASLEALIAQLETTKAQAKVMTITLAAPATNEVKKALVAWARSNIAPDILISFRFNSTLLGGMVVRFGSRIFDWSFRRTILNERYRFGEVLTRV from the coding sequence ATGGTGTATAATCTCCCAGCTACCATTAGCTCTAAAGAAGACCTCATGAGTTTGATTATCGAAATTCGTGGCTACGCCAAATGGTTTAACCAATATGTCATCGCCGAAAGAGTGCAGACGCAGTATACTCAACCGCAGCCCGAACTTTCACCCGCTGCCATCGAAATACTAAAGCTCGCGCGTAGTGCTGATGGTATGACAAGCGCCAGCCTAGAAGCGCTAATCGCACAGCTCGAAACTACCAAGGCGCAAGCAAAAGTTATGACAATCACCTTAGCCGCTCCGGCTACAAATGAAGTCAAAAAAGCCCTCGTAGCATGGGCGCGCAGTAATATCGCGCCTGACATCCTTATTAGTTTTCGTTTCAATTCTACCCTACTCGGCGGTATGGTTGTACGGTTTGGCAGCCGGATTTTTGACTGGTCATTCCGTCGAACGATACTTAATGAACGCTACCGATTTGGTGAGGTGCTGACCCGTGTTTGA
- a CDS encoding PadR family transcriptional regulator has protein sequence MKDSSNYAEGLATQLRKGFLAYCVLRVCSHQAKYTSDIIKELHAAELVVVEGTIYPLLSRLQKDGLLTHEWQESEQGPPRKYYRITDFGHEVMAYMNRDIQALNTTLKKL, from the coding sequence ATGAAAGATAGCTCGAACTATGCTGAAGGCTTAGCTACCCAGCTGCGCAAAGGCTTTCTTGCCTACTGTGTGCTGCGGGTCTGTTCGCATCAGGCTAAATATACGAGTGACATCATCAAAGAACTTCACGCTGCCGAGCTGGTGGTTGTCGAAGGCACGATCTACCCGCTGCTCAGTCGTCTACAAAAAGATGGCTTACTGACACATGAATGGCAGGAGAGCGAGCAGGGGCCGCCGCGCAAGTACTACCGCATCACTGACTTTGGGCACGAAGTGATGGCATATATGAACAGAGACATTCAGGCACTTAATACGACACTAAAGAAACTATAA
- a CDS encoding class I SAM-dependent methyltransferase, translating into MLSITNSILTKYPIISNQVDKHELVVLLGELERLLQSGTQGNVVEFGCYAGTTSLFIRRLLDAYKSTAEFHVYDSFAGLPEKSAEDSSAVGDWFRPGELLATKKDFILNFKKAGLVLPVMHKGWFTEVSAGSIPPNIMFAFLDGDYYRSVKDSLRLITPNLAPGAVIVVDDYANEALPGAAKAVGEWGNTHPHRLQVIRSLAIIRME; encoded by the coding sequence ATGCTTTCGATTACCAATAGCATACTCACAAAGTATCCGATTATTTCTAACCAGGTAGACAAGCATGAACTGGTAGTATTGCTTGGTGAGCTTGAGCGTCTTTTACAAAGTGGCACGCAGGGAAACGTTGTGGAGTTCGGTTGTTACGCCGGCACCACGTCACTGTTCATTCGTCGGCTGCTCGACGCCTACAAAAGCACGGCTGAATTTCATGTCTATGATTCGTTTGCGGGTCTCCCCGAAAAATCAGCTGAGGACAGCAGCGCCGTGGGGGATTGGTTCCGCCCGGGCGAGCTGCTGGCGACAAAGAAAGACTTCATACTCAATTTTAAAAAGGCAGGTCTTGTGCTGCCGGTTATGCATAAAGGCTGGTTTACAGAGGTGAGTGCTGGCAGCATCCCGCCAAATATTATGTTTGCATTTTTAGACGGCGATTACTATCGGTCAGTCAAAGACTCGCTACGGCTGATTACGCCCAATCTTGCTCCGGGTGCTGTGATTGTCGTCGATGACTATGCAAATGAAGCCTTGCCCGGTGCAGCCAAAGCAGTGGGTGAGTGGGGCAATACCCATCCACATAGATTGCAAGTTATACGTAGCCTTGCGATAATCAGGATGGAATGA
- a CDS encoding PspC domain-containing protein → MKEVTRISLAQLPYNIEVGAKKELEKYLHAVETSLGADTDAMREIESRIVEILADHGTSGERVITLENVDTVKKQLGDPKEFISDEVVGELTKQTATGKRLMRDTHHALLGGVCAGLGAYFRIDTVLVRLIFIVLVIVTSGAALLAYLISWIVIPPARSAAERLQMAGKPVTLEALQEESIVVSADKADSRIVLTMLRIMAGIASIVLGLSALMGMMVGGWRVWGMTDRLSEYGYWLPLGAFVIAGILFVVLCGITAHALFTAKLTKKTMITGSVIIALGLVGAVIGGGGFALLADRDGARLTVNSHTKQVAVSEDLMGTTSLVVDARSGMEVQYTVTAEKPHAELRYSTLFETTEPSVRLTASGSSTEIIVEGQQCQGMAMGCSLPATLVVYGPALSQVEVKNGGLLYTMHEAQASLSVVLRQTAAFDLVGDSQLARLTIDAQEGAVLNASNANVRSVTANLLSGSSTAFGSLADASLRVPESCGVERRTNVTLSSISHLEVNGAIVDMTKDSVKRMPCASIVAEPAAD, encoded by the coding sequence ATGAAAGAAGTTACCCGCATATCACTCGCTCAACTTCCCTACAACATCGAAGTTGGCGCCAAAAAGGAATTGGAAAAATATTTGCATGCTGTTGAAACCTCGCTCGGTGCCGACACTGACGCAATGCGCGAGATCGAATCACGCATTGTCGAAATACTGGCCGATCACGGCACCAGTGGTGAGCGTGTCATTACACTCGAAAATGTCGACACGGTGAAGAAGCAGCTGGGTGATCCAAAAGAATTCATCAGTGACGAAGTGGTGGGCGAACTAACAAAGCAAACAGCAACCGGAAAGCGGCTGATGCGCGACACGCACCACGCTCTGCTAGGCGGCGTGTGTGCCGGGCTCGGCGCCTACTTTCGCATTGATACCGTGCTGGTGCGACTCATCTTCATCGTGCTTGTTATTGTGACGAGCGGCGCGGCACTACTTGCCTATTTGATTTCCTGGATTGTTATACCGCCGGCTCGCAGCGCTGCCGAGCGACTACAAATGGCTGGTAAACCAGTCACGCTCGAAGCGCTTCAAGAAGAAAGCATTGTTGTATCGGCCGACAAAGCCGACAGTCGGATTGTGCTCACTATGCTACGCATTATGGCTGGCATCGCAAGTATCGTGCTAGGGCTTTCGGCACTCATGGGCATGATGGTAGGCGGGTGGCGTGTGTGGGGAATGACAGACCGCTTGAGCGAGTATGGTTATTGGTTACCGCTCGGGGCGTTTGTGATCGCAGGAATACTGTTTGTTGTGTTGTGTGGTATTACTGCCCACGCACTGTTTACCGCGAAACTCACGAAGAAAACGATGATCACCGGCTCGGTTATCATCGCACTTGGGCTGGTAGGTGCTGTTATAGGCGGTGGTGGGTTCGCGCTGCTAGCAGATCGAGACGGCGCTCGTCTAACGGTAAACTCACACACCAAGCAAGTCGCGGTCAGCGAGGACCTGATGGGCACTACGTCGCTTGTTGTCGATGCGCGCTCAGGTATGGAGGTTCAGTACACAGTAACCGCCGAAAAGCCGCACGCCGAGCTTCGTTACAGCACCCTATTCGAAACCACTGAACCATCAGTGAGATTGACGGCAAGTGGCAGCTCTACCGAAATTATTGTTGAGGGTCAGCAATGCCAGGGTATGGCAATGGGGTGTAGTTTGCCGGCGACACTCGTTGTTTATGGTCCTGCACTAAGCCAAGTTGAGGTGAAAAATGGCGGTTTGCTATATACAATGCATGAAGCTCAGGCCTCGCTGTCGGTGGTACTACGCCAGACAGCAGCATTCGATCTCGTCGGCGACAGTCAGCTCGCACGTCTGACTATCGATGCTCAGGAAGGGGCAGTGCTCAATGCTTCCAATGCCAATGTCCGTAGCGTTACGGCAAACCTACTCAGTGGTAGCAGCACCGCATTTGGCTCCCTGGCGGACGCAAGTCTTCGGGTCCCGGAATCTTGTGGTGTCGAGCGCCGTACCAATGTTACGCTGAGTAGCATCAGCCACCTTGAGGTAAACGGTGCTATTGTTGATATGACAAAAGACAGCGTAAAGCGCATGCCTTGTGCGAGTATTGTGGCTGAGCCAGCTGCCGACTAA
- a CDS encoding F0F1 ATP synthase subunit gamma, which produces MRRANIVEKDMVGIGTLKDLTNVFESLASTQVAKVKSKAQLSQEFFNLLWRRYTSIRVDPKKRITSRDTKTNGRKVLVLISAEAGLSGDLDMRMIETMQATYKAADTDIVVLGSHGASQLTQRGIPYKHFFQVPESDSYINVAPVIDIVRHYEKIVVYYEEYISLGQQEVRSIDLISHVQDMSQDAEEGTMTDLDTIFEPSLDEIADQMEETMMSLALSQTILQSGLAQAASRFNAMTVAEDRASELLGEYKLEYHRAKRSESDRRLREVLVSIKKKKREAAAGAR; this is translated from the coding sequence ATGAGACGTGCCAATATCGTCGAAAAAGATATGGTCGGTATCGGAACCTTGAAGGATCTTACCAATGTCTTTGAGAGTCTCGCAAGCACCCAGGTAGCAAAGGTCAAAAGCAAAGCCCAGCTTAGCCAGGAATTTTTCAACCTGTTGTGGCGCCGCTACACCTCAATTCGTGTTGATCCCAAAAAGCGAATAACGAGTCGTGACACCAAAACAAATGGTCGTAAAGTACTCGTGCTGATTAGTGCCGAAGCTGGACTATCTGGTGACCTTGACATGCGTATGATCGAAACAATGCAAGCGACGTATAAAGCAGCCGATACCGACATTGTAGTGCTCGGTAGTCACGGTGCCAGCCAGTTAACGCAGCGTGGCATCCCCTACAAACATTTTTTCCAAGTCCCCGAGAGTGACAGTTATATCAATGTTGCACCAGTTATCGATATCGTAAGGCACTACGAGAAAATCGTTGTGTATTATGAGGAGTATATTTCACTCGGTCAGCAAGAAGTTCGTAGCATCGACCTGATTAGTCATGTACAAGATATGAGTCAAGATGCCGAAGAGGGCACCATGACAGACCTCGACACAATTTTCGAGCCAAGCCTCGATGAAATTGCTGATCAGATGGAAGAAACCATGATGAGCCTCGCACTTAGCCAGACGATCTTACAAAGTGGCCTAGCCCAAGCGGCCAGTCGCTTCAATGCCATGACGGTTGCCGAAGATCGCGCTAGTGAACTGCTGGGTGAATACAAACTCGAATATCACCGCGCCAAGCGCAGCGAAAGTGACCGGCGATTACGCGAAGTACTCGTAAGTATCAAGAAAAAGAAGCGCGAAGCCGCGGCGGGGGCGCGCTAG
- a CDS encoding sodium-transporting two-sector ATPase, with product MFDNQIFQQLVEAGNLTGEVVAINRFIVEVKGLEGVRIGSQVLFDDGQRGMVREAYGDRVILYNIDSENVALGALAVVQFDQLQVPVGPELVGRVISPMGEPLDGKGMVRTANTSGIFTPAPGIMDRKMLNEQLASGVSAVDSFFPIVLGQRIAILGDSKSGKSTFLSQLSANQQGTDRIVVYVLVGKRKVDIERLLSELQRSGAMEHTIVVLANIFDSLTQSYIAPYAACSMAEHLWYGGQDVIIIYDDLSSHAEAYRQLSLLQEVDPGRDSYPGDIFYTHSSLLERAGKLLTNDKTLTSLPVVLTPNDDITAYLSTNIMSITDGQIIFDLGYFRKGIRPAVNAGLSVSRVGGQAQTKRQKQLSTALFKALAHYHQAEEFSHFSSQLSRETRIDLARGRHLYQALGQPPEQLFSLPEQQLLLETIMNNDTDAAIDVASLKQAVKGRGVDMHTEEDYDKLEAELLAKFRAEMLAPVEEKPVEAAPEQSDKRDKKKIEVKS from the coding sequence GTGTTTGATAACCAAATCTTCCAGCAGCTTGTTGAAGCTGGCAATCTAACTGGTGAGGTTGTGGCTATTAACCGCTTCATTGTCGAAGTGAAAGGTCTCGAGGGCGTACGTATCGGTTCCCAGGTGCTGTTTGATGATGGCCAGCGCGGCATGGTGCGCGAAGCCTATGGCGATCGCGTAATTCTGTACAACATCGACAGTGAAAACGTAGCACTCGGCGCCCTAGCCGTCGTCCAGTTCGACCAACTGCAGGTGCCCGTTGGGCCTGAGCTCGTCGGCCGGGTAATTAGTCCGATGGGTGAACCGCTCGATGGTAAAGGCATGGTGCGTACGGCAAATACGAGCGGTATCTTTACCCCGGCGCCAGGAATTATGGACCGCAAAATGCTCAATGAACAGCTCGCGAGCGGCGTCAGTGCTGTCGATAGTTTCTTCCCAATTGTCCTTGGCCAGCGTATTGCTATCCTCGGCGACAGTAAGTCTGGGAAAAGCACTTTCTTAAGCCAACTCAGCGCCAACCAGCAAGGCACTGATCGAATTGTTGTGTATGTGCTGGTCGGCAAGCGCAAAGTCGACATCGAACGGCTCCTTAGCGAGCTGCAACGTAGTGGAGCGATGGAGCACACGATCGTCGTGCTTGCCAATATTTTCGACAGCCTCACCCAGAGTTATATTGCACCCTACGCCGCCTGTAGTATGGCCGAGCATCTGTGGTACGGCGGGCAAGATGTCATCATCATCTATGACGACCTGAGTAGCCACGCCGAGGCCTATCGTCAACTGTCACTACTGCAAGAAGTCGACCCTGGGCGTGACAGCTACCCGGGCGATATATTCTACACACACTCTAGTCTTTTAGAACGGGCAGGTAAGCTGCTGACCAATGATAAGACCCTCACCAGTCTCCCGGTAGTCCTGACCCCAAACGATGATATCACTGCCTACCTCAGTACTAACATCATGTCGATCACTGACGGTCAGATTATTTTTGACCTAGGCTATTTCCGCAAAGGTATTCGACCTGCTGTCAATGCCGGACTTTCAGTCAGCCGTGTCGGTGGCCAAGCTCAGACCAAGCGTCAAAAACAGCTTTCAACTGCCCTCTTCAAAGCGCTGGCCCATTACCATCAGGCCGAAGAATTCTCGCACTTTTCAAGTCAGCTCAGTAGAGAGACACGAATCGACCTAGCCCGTGGACGTCACCTCTACCAAGCGCTAGGCCAGCCACCAGAGCAGCTTTTCTCACTGCCCGAGCAACAACTACTCCTCGAAACGATTATGAATAACGACACCGATGCCGCTATCGATGTTGCCAGCCTCAAGCAAGCTGTGAAAGGCCGCGGGGTCGATATGCACACCGAAGAAGATTACGACAAACTTGAAGCCGAACTACTGGCAAAATTCCGAGCCGAGATGCTCGCACCGGTGGAAGAAAAACCAGTCGAGGCCGCCCCAGAACAGAGCGATAAAAGAGACAAGAAAAAAATTGAGGTAAAATCATGA
- a CDS encoding response regulator transcription factor gives MKVLVVDDERRIANSIKQGLEQEGYAVDVAYDGEDGYNTAVSDDYDLVILDVMMPVLDGNAVVKKLRADGKHMPVLMLTAKDQARDVVKGLDSGADDYLAKPFSFDVLTARIRALLRRPSDTSTNILSVSDLALDVAARTVTRDGSAVSLSKKEFAILEYLLRNKNRILSKNNIMSHVWDFDADILPNNVEVFINYLRKKIDKQFPTSQPLIQTVRGFGYVVKDDA, from the coding sequence ATGAAAGTATTGGTTGTTGATGACGAGCGCCGTATCGCAAACTCAATCAAGCAAGGCCTTGAGCAAGAAGGCTATGCAGTTGACGTGGCGTATGATGGTGAAGACGGCTACAACACAGCGGTAAGCGACGACTACGACCTCGTAATTCTCGACGTCATGATGCCAGTACTCGACGGAAACGCAGTGGTGAAAAAGCTTCGGGCCGATGGTAAGCATATGCCAGTCCTCATGCTTACCGCCAAGGACCAGGCGCGTGATGTAGTGAAGGGGCTTGATAGTGGCGCCGATGACTATTTGGCTAAGCCATTTTCATTCGACGTGTTGACGGCGCGCATTCGTGCCTTGCTGCGGCGGCCAAGCGATACTTCGACGAATATCCTATCGGTCAGTGACCTTGCGCTCGATGTGGCTGCTCGTACTGTCACACGTGATGGCAGTGCCGTGAGTCTCTCCAAAAAGGAATTTGCCATCCTCGAATATTTGCTACGCAACAAAAATCGCATTTTGAGCAAGAACAACATCATGAGCCACGTGTGGGATTTTGACGCCGATATACTGCCGAACAATGTCGAAGTTTTCATTAATTACCTGCGCAAAAAAATCGACAAACAGTTCCCTACGAGCCAGCCGCTTATCCAGACCGTACGTGGGTTTGGATACGTGGTGAAGGACGATGCATGA